In Armatimonadota bacterium, a single genomic region encodes these proteins:
- a CDS encoding DUF362 domain-containing protein, with protein sequence MSTVAVLRTNPATVLDDYEKLMHLAGYKDYLPSQNDTLLKLNLSWTKFFPACSTAPWQLEGVIRTMLHDGWDTTKLIPVENKTVVTNPRLGAKNNKWIPVLNKYGLKFVPLTDVEWTKYEFKTPLLMLDKIFPKGIEIPKMFIGKNVLHLPTVKTHGHSITTGAIKNAFGGLLKEVRHYAHKYIHEVLVDLLIMQKELHPGVFAVMDGTVCGDGAGPRTMEPKIQNFILASGDSVAIDAIAAKMMGFEPMEIPYIRMATEMGLGCGNPSEIKVVGEDISGVNFGFRTKKSLVILGDQIIRKGWLQPLEKLLLHSPLVFWAPLASTIYHDWYWYPTKGKKAIREFMETGWGKLFASYS encoded by the coding sequence ATGTCAACGGTTGCAGTGTTGAGAACAAATCCGGCTACGGTACTTGATGACTATGAAAAGTTAATGCATCTAGCAGGTTATAAAGATTACTTACCAAGCCAAAACGATACCCTGCTCAAGCTAAACCTGTCATGGACGAAATTCTTTCCCGCATGCTCAACGGCACCTTGGCAGCTTGAGGGAGTAATTCGAACAATGCTTCACGATGGCTGGGACACCACAAAGCTAATCCCCGTGGAAAATAAAACTGTCGTTACTAATCCGCGACTTGGGGCGAAGAACAACAAATGGATTCCTGTGTTGAACAAGTATGGGCTTAAGTTTGTGCCACTGACCGACGTAGAATGGACTAAATACGAGTTCAAAACACCTTTGCTAATGCTGGACAAAATCTTCCCCAAAGGTATTGAAATACCAAAGATGTTTATCGGTAAAAATGTCCTTCATCTTCCTACTGTAAAGACGCATGGTCATAGCATAACTACAGGGGCGATTAAAAATGCGTTTGGTGGTCTTTTGAAGGAAGTTCGGCATTATGCGCACAAGTACATCCACGAAGTGCTCGTCGACCTACTAATAATGCAAAAAGAACTGCATCCGGGCGTTTTTGCTGTAATGGATGGCACCGTTTGTGGCGATGGCGCGGGGCCGCGGACGATGGAACCCAAAATACAAAATTTCATCCTAGCGAGCGGAGATTCGGTGGCTATCGATGCTATAGCTGCAAAAATGATGGGCTTTGAGCCCATGGAAATTCCATATATACGAATGGCTACTGAGATGGGACTAGGTTGCGGCAATCCAAGTGAGATTAAGGTTGTTGGAGAGGATATATCAGGTGTTAATTTCGGATTCCGAACAAAGAAAAGCCTGGTTATTTTGGGGGACCAAATTATCAGAAAGGGATGGCTGCAGCCATTAGAAAAGCTACTTCTACATTCCCCACTTGTGTTTTGGGCTCCTCTTGCGTCAACGATATACCATGATTGGTATTGGTATCCGACAAAGGGTAAAAAGGCTATTCGTGAGTTCATGGAAACTGGGTGGGGCAAGTTGTTTGCAAGCTATTCTTAG
- a CDS encoding glycosyltransferase family 4 protein: MRILLCNKFYRPVGGPEWMVYDMTRRFEEAGHTVIIFSMEHPDNWQSPYSKYFMPNVEYSEGTAYGLKRKIEEAFRIIYSFEARKRIELLIKDTKPDIAHLHNIYHQLSPSIIHALKKHNIPIVMSLHDYKLICPAIRMFVRDKVCDKCIGGRFYNAIRCRCVKDSLVYSLICCLEAYVHRILKVYNCVDLFISPSDFLREKMIKSGVPADKIITQHVAVELSQFKPSKNGGHILYMGRLTKEKGVLTLAKAAAKLPNVRFCFAGEGEARAEIESMIEQENINNIVLAGFKAGKDLINLIEDSLAVVVPSEWYENCPRTVLEGFACGKPVIGSRIGGIPELICEGVDGYLFEPGNYAELADKILELLSDEKRRVEMGLAGRRKMEEHFSPDAFYSGTLDIYRRVAGIQ, from the coding sequence ATGAGAATCCTGCTTTGCAACAAGTTTTACCGTCCTGTGGGCGGTCCCGAATGGATGGTTTACGACATGACTCGCCGCTTCGAAGAAGCTGGCCATACGGTCATAATTTTTTCTATGGAACACCCTGACAACTGGCAATCGCCATATTCTAAGTACTTCATGCCAAACGTTGAATATTCAGAAGGAACAGCGTATGGCTTAAAACGCAAAATAGAGGAAGCATTCAGGATTATATATTCATTCGAAGCTAGAAAACGAATAGAACTTCTGATAAAAGACACAAAGCCGGACATAGCGCATTTACATAATATTTACCATCAGCTTTCACCTTCCATAATTCATGCGCTTAAAAAGCACAATATACCAATTGTCATGTCTCTGCATGATTATAAACTAATATGTCCAGCTATTCGGATGTTTGTTAGGGACAAAGTTTGCGACAAATGTATTGGCGGAAGGTTCTATAATGCTATTAGATGTCGATGTGTAAAAGACTCGCTTGTTTACAGCCTAATTTGCTGTTTGGAAGCTTATGTACATAGAATACTCAAGGTTTACAATTGTGTAGACTTATTTATCTCACCAAGCGATTTCCTGCGCGAAAAGATGATAAAGTCTGGAGTACCCGCAGACAAAATTATCACCCAACATGTTGCCGTCGAGTTGTCGCAATTCAAACCATCAAAAAATGGTGGGCATATTCTTTATATGGGGAGGCTCACAAAGGAAAAAGGAGTACTTACGTTAGCAAAGGCGGCGGCAAAACTACCCAACGTCAGGTTCTGCTTCGCTGGCGAAGGTGAAGCTAGAGCAGAAATAGAATCTATGATTGAGCAGGAAAATATTAATAATATCGTTCTAGCTGGTTTTAAGGCTGGCAAGGACCTAATTAATCTAATAGAAGATTCACTGGCTGTTGTAGTCCCGTCTGAGTGGTATGAGAACTGCCCAAGGACTGTATTAGAAGGTTTTGCATGCGGAAAGCCAGTAATTGGCTCGCGAATTGGCGGTATTCCTGAATTGATTTGCGAAGGCGTAGACGGATATCTTTTCGAGCCAGGGAATTACGCTGAATTGGCAGATAAGATTTTAGAGCTTCTTTCCGACGAAAAACGAAGGGTAGAAATGGGGCTGGCGGGACGTCGCAAAATGGAAGAGCATTTCTCTCCCGACGCTTTTTACAGCGGCACGCTCGATATTTACCGGCGGGTTGCAGGTATCCAATAA
- a CDS encoding glycosyltransferase family 4 protein produces MRLVLIGVGFFPWIVAGDKNFFTRLIPLLASRCESIDVFSVNDREGSEKVMINSCPVTYHSAPRLLHLGNRRRFFAGSGILMDYQHKHSPPREIAELLLTTMLWLPRLRRLVREKKVDIIHFMDNMGPSMPLIKGALNDVMVTHSAMAYAPRGRFYDKYLRFCMSKLDRIIPYSQAYASKLLQLGISTQKIEVIRWGVQISKDELSKEKKAIIRKEYDVPANDRFILWTGFIQQIQEADFLAAVEVAKKVVAVRPNCRFIFAFKPRSFRLEYKHLECEGILIETDIEHFSELLETADYLYSPLLRTDVIVAPPLTWLEAMSKGTPVISTAAGGVDEVVIHGKTGFIAQSFENLAETLIQAVDFDDLQGMSNACRNFIAENCDINDVAERYLRMWERAKGVR; encoded by the coding sequence ATGAGATTGGTTCTAATAGGCGTTGGGTTCTTTCCTTGGATTGTTGCCGGGGACAAGAACTTTTTCACGCGCCTAATACCGCTCTTGGCTAGTCGGTGCGAAAGTATCGACGTATTTTCAGTCAACGATCGCGAGGGTAGCGAGAAAGTAATGATTAATAGCTGTCCAGTCACATACCACAGCGCACCACGGCTGCTCCATTTAGGTAACCGCAGGCGGTTTTTTGCAGGCAGTGGTATCCTCATGGACTATCAGCACAAACATTCACCCCCACGAGAAATTGCCGAACTTCTGCTGACAACGATGCTATGGCTACCAAGGCTACGTCGGCTTGTTCGTGAGAAAAAGGTAGACATTATCCATTTCATGGATAACATGGGTCCTTCAATGCCCCTAATAAAAGGCGCACTCAATGACGTAATGGTTACTCATTCGGCGATGGCTTATGCTCCAAGGGGACGGTTTTACGATAAGTACCTTCGTTTTTGCATGAGCAAACTTGATAGAATAATCCCATACTCCCAAGCATATGCATCAAAACTCTTACAATTAGGGATAAGCACACAAAAGATAGAGGTAATCAGATGGGGAGTTCAAATAAGCAAGGATGAACTAAGCAAGGAAAAGAAAGCCATTATTCGTAAAGAATATGACGTGCCAGCCAATGACCGTTTCATCCTTTGGACTGGATTCATCCAACAAATACAAGAAGCTGACTTTCTAGCCGCCGTAGAAGTTGCCAAGAAAGTAGTTGCTGTGAGACCAAACTGTCGCTTTATTTTCGCATTCAAGCCTCGAAGCTTTCGGCTTGAATACAAGCACCTTGAATGCGAAGGAATCCTAATAGAAACAGATATTGAACACTTTTCAGAACTTCTGGAAACCGCAGACTATTTGTATTCGCCCCTACTTAGAACCGACGTAATAGTTGCTCCACCTCTTACGTGGCTTGAAGCAATGAGTAAGGGAACGCCAGTCATTTCGACAGCCGCTGGCGGTGTTGACGAGGTAGTAATTCACGGCAAGACGGGCTTTATAGCTCAATCATTTGAAAATCTAGCAGAGACTTTGATTCAGGCAGTTGACTTCGACGACTTACAAGGCATGAGTAACGCCTGCAGGAACTTTATCGCTGAGAACTGCGATATAAATGACGTAGCTGAGAGATACCTCCGAATGTGGGAAAGAGCCAAAGGTGTAAGGTAA
- a CDS encoding metallophosphoesterase has translation MFRTCMTVKMRNINAKLGLVAVVICLILANRVFATTYGCNINYASFTQLRLYINNPAKKISYRFVVPPSLNGKTLYGVYIYSTDGKGSIPICRVGLQADINGLPSGSWLSTGQVPVATAFLPAGRGTFEPIQLPAYTLTAGTAYHLVICYESGVANSQNYVAFAYAAGHDKADMSVLTDYGNGWVLHKNADPIFALHFGQGQFYGQVYTNCTDQLIYGSGSNSGFGQQFVATNTTTINRISFLMRLAGSPTASCRIAIKDVQSGAVLADEVFCTPADFPRSSSKFSNCYWVGHDLTFPVTLTTGRTYRIWLYEDGYGGNAYNCYRVRYFSTTSGTLSPLTWGGSASCSITITGEGNLTTLPNADTPFRLNTASMEINYRHLTCVTPASATIVVSTNRTSNVTVEYGETSQYGMTANSTNLSRHEIVLTGLQAGKNYHYRLTCIDSSNPNNLITTEDSEFRIPLPDDTVTVDVIGDLQQCSNSYAIAQVMGRRGDIILTAGDNTELGQFIPGVNPTKEEAKFEWQLFLGLLNPSSWSPALYLTTGNHDNVSAITCAQAWQEELTLPTNGASEMYYSFDYGPAHFVVLDSASIDRTISSQQLDWLQQDLGSTNKPWKIAVIHYLIKGMSPLEEIHNWWILKNADTLHQIFTQYGVRLVLQGHRHVYNRYVKDGVFYVINSTMSYDLSYAPFGWETPYSGVEALENIDGESGTIPAYIDFAGSTRLEISPDQLTVSFIDAADRVLDKFSLAPSNFDLISPANGATVSSATPTFSWAPSNDDASGLVEYELWIDNQLCVDNIPPQWTHCIPFSPLSDGAHTWCVIARNRAGLSRLSETFTVNINVSSEPDITPPTNPVTVIVYSNSDREEILQSNHWYSFQTPLIMWNGATDNSSGVDGYYVYFGTNPNAEPVFSGTYCRVNWYIPTTLSSDGYYYLRIRTVDNRGNFCPEVFEGFVYWLDATSPTQPGIPLTITPTLDSTPVWQWAPSTDNASGLAGYRVDVVVEKSGYFHICNLWVGNTTIWEQSFPLEPGTYMCRVQAIDNVGRTSLYSEWGKVLILPVNSIAWAKTLKLGLGVSLSGKVVTASFADCVYVEEPNRCSGLRINGSFPVAIGDEVSVSGTTSLTDTGEFCISNASVSVTSSGINIRPLLTNQRNIGYGILYNKIGLGPNVTSMLMKVHGRVTGILSDGFYLDDGSMFEAPYGAVGIKVSTSDLSPGSFTPPNVGDYVIATGIVCHYKTDSNVYPYIRCRVPSDLVIYR, from the coding sequence ATGTTTAGAACTTGTATGACTGTCAAGATGAGGAATATAAATGCCAAACTAGGGTTGGTAGCGGTTGTTATTTGTTTGATTCTTGCAAATAGGGTATTTGCGACCACATACGGCTGCAACATTAATTACGCTTCTTTTACACAATTAAGGCTTTATATTAATAATCCAGCAAAAAAGATATCCTACCGATTTGTGGTTCCTCCATCTCTCAACGGCAAGACCTTGTACGGAGTATACATTTATTCGACTGATGGCAAAGGTAGCATCCCCATATGTCGCGTTGGTTTGCAAGCAGACATTAACGGTTTGCCGTCGGGATCTTGGCTCTCAACAGGACAAGTGCCGGTTGCAACCGCATTCTTGCCAGCTGGTCGTGGCACTTTTGAACCTATCCAACTACCGGCATATACGTTAACCGCAGGAACAGCATACCATTTAGTAATATGTTATGAATCAGGCGTCGCCAATAGCCAAAATTATGTAGCTTTTGCTTATGCTGCAGGCCATGATAAAGCTGACATGTCGGTTCTTACTGATTACGGGAACGGTTGGGTTTTACATAAGAATGCAGACCCAATATTTGCGCTACATTTCGGACAAGGCCAGTTTTATGGTCAAGTTTATACAAATTGTACAGACCAGCTTATATACGGCAGTGGCTCTAACTCCGGCTTTGGTCAACAGTTCGTAGCCACCAATACCACTACCATCAATCGCATATCATTCCTTATGCGATTGGCAGGCAGTCCAACAGCTTCTTGTCGCATAGCGATCAAAGATGTGCAATCAGGCGCAGTTCTTGCCGATGAGGTATTTTGCACCCCTGCTGATTTTCCACGATCCAGTTCAAAGTTTTCAAATTGCTACTGGGTAGGCCATGATTTAACATTTCCAGTGACATTGACTACAGGTCGAACTTACCGCATATGGTTATATGAAGACGGGTATGGGGGCAATGCATATAATTGCTACAGGGTTAGATATTTCTCAACCACGTCAGGAACACTATCGCCATTAACTTGGGGGGGCTCGGCTTCCTGTTCAATTACAATAACAGGAGAAGGCAATTTAACAACTCTGCCTAACGCCGATACTCCTTTTCGCCTTAATACAGCTTCTATGGAAATCAACTATAGACATCTAACATGTGTTACGCCTGCCTCCGCAACAATTGTAGTAAGTACAAATAGAACTTCAAACGTAACAGTAGAATATGGCGAAACAAGCCAATATGGTATGACAGCAAACTCAACAAATCTCTCACGCCATGAGATAGTATTAACCGGACTTCAAGCTGGAAAGAATTACCACTATAGATTGACATGCATTGATTCTAGCAATCCCAACAATTTAATAACTACCGAGGATTCTGAATTCAGAATTCCACTTCCTGACGATACAGTAACAGTTGACGTTATCGGCGACCTTCAACAATGCTCTAATAGTTATGCAATTGCTCAGGTAATGGGAAGACGTGGCGACATTATTTTGACAGCAGGCGACAATACAGAACTCGGACAATTTATACCCGGAGTTAACCCTACAAAAGAAGAAGCAAAGTTCGAATGGCAATTATTCCTTGGGCTGCTTAATCCTAGCTCTTGGTCACCTGCGCTTTATTTAACAACAGGCAACCATGATAATGTATCAGCAATAACGTGCGCTCAGGCTTGGCAGGAAGAACTGACATTGCCTACAAATGGTGCCTCTGAAATGTACTACTCCTTTGACTATGGACCTGCGCACTTTGTAGTCCTGGATTCTGCGTCTATTGACCGAACCATCAGCAGCCAGCAGTTAGATTGGTTACAGCAAGATTTAGGAAGTACAAACAAGCCTTGGAAGATTGCGGTAATTCACTATCTTATAAAAGGAATGAGCCCTTTAGAGGAAATACATAACTGGTGGATTCTAAAAAATGCAGATACTTTGCACCAGATCTTCACTCAATATGGGGTTCGGCTTGTATTGCAGGGCCATAGACATGTATACAACCGTTACGTAAAAGATGGAGTATTCTATGTAATTAATTCGACAATGAGTTATGATCTTTCTTACGCTCCTTTTGGTTGGGAAACTCCTTATAGTGGTGTGGAAGCATTAGAGAATATCGATGGCGAATCAGGTACTATACCTGCATATATTGACTTTGCCGGCTCAACCCGCTTGGAGATATCACCAGACCAACTTACTGTGAGCTTTATCGATGCAGCCGATCGAGTACTAGATAAGTTCTCGTTAGCACCTAGCAATTTTGATTTAATTTCTCCCGCAAATGGAGCAACTGTATCGTCAGCAACCCCAACTTTTTCATGGGCTCCTTCAAACGATGATGCCAGCGGATTAGTTGAATACGAACTATGGATAGATAATCAACTATGTGTCGACAATATTCCACCACAATGGACACATTGTATTCCATTTTCACCTCTAAGTGATGGAGCACATACTTGGTGTGTAATAGCCAGGAACCGAGCTGGTCTTAGTAGATTATCGGAGACTTTCACTGTAAATATTAACGTTAGCTCCGAGCCAGACATAACACCTCCAACTAATCCAGTAACTGTCATTGTGTATTCTAACTCGGATAGGGAGGAGATTCTTCAAAGCAACCATTGGTACAGCTTCCAAACACCCCTAATTATGTGGAACGGTGCAACAGACAATAGTTCAGGCGTTGATGGCTATTATGTATATTTCGGTACAAATCCGAATGCAGAACCAGTTTTTTCTGGTACTTACTGCAGAGTGAACTGGTATATTCCGACCACGCTAAGTTCGGATGGCTATTACTACCTAAGAATACGCACTGTAGATAACAGAGGCAACTTTTGCCCTGAAGTCTTTGAAGGTTTCGTTTATTGGCTAGATGCCACTTCGCCAACGCAGCCTGGTATACCCTTGACAATTACTCCAACGCTGGACTCAACGCCAGTATGGCAATGGGCGCCTTCCACGGATAATGCATCAGGCTTAGCAGGATACCGAGTAGACGTGGTAGTTGAAAAATCAGGTTATTTCCACATATGCAACCTTTGGGTGGGAAATACCACAATTTGGGAGCAGTCTTTTCCTTTGGAACCAGGTACCTACATGTGTAGAGTTCAAGCAATTGATAATGTTGGGAGAACCAGCTTATACTCGGAATGGGGAAAAGTATTGATCTTGCCTGTTAATAGCATTGCCTGGGCTAAAACTTTAAAACTAGGCCTCGGGGTTTCCCTTAGTGGCAAGGTTGTTACAGCTTCTTTTGCTGATTGTGTTTACGTCGAAGAACCTAACCGCTGTTCAGGACTTCGCATAAACGGCTCGTTCCCGGTAGCAATTGGCGATGAGGTAAGTGTATCTGGCACGACATCTTTGACTGATACCGGCGAGTTTTGTATTTCCAATGCTAGTGTTTCAGTAACATCTTCTGGTATTAACATTAGACCCCTGCTTACAAACCAAAGAAATATTGGGTATGGAATTCTTTATAACAAGATAGGGTTGGGGCCAAATGTTACGTCAATGCTGATGAAAGTTCATGGGCGAGTAACAGGAATCCTTTCGGATGGCTTTTATTTGGATGATGGCTCTATGTTTGAAGCACCTTATGGCGCTGTTGGAATCAAGGTATCTACTTCCGACCTTTCACCTGGTAGTTTCACCCCACCTAACGTGGGCGACTATGTCATAGCAACTGGAATAGTATGTCATTATAAAACAGACAGTAATGTTTATCCTTACATTAGGTGTCGAGTTCCTTCGGATCTTGTAATTTACCGATAA
- a CDS encoding glycosyltransferase family 4 protein produces MKIAMLGTKGIPATWGGIEHHVEEISTRMVNLGHEVTVYCRPYYTTTNEQYYKGVRLKKLPTIATKNLDAITHTFMATMHLLLEDYDIVHYHAIGPSTLSAFPRLVGKRTVVTVHGLDWQREKWGSKAKLFLKFGEYASVVFPHATIVVSKYLKKYLEYKYGKTVNYIPSAVTDPIIRPPNKIRGYGLGERDYILFVARLVPEKGCHFLLEAHKRLGAKLKLVVAGGSSHSDDYVESLHRMAGDNVIFTGYVYGETLQELYSNAYCYVHPSTIEGLPVTLLEAVAYGNCVIASNIPANKEVVQDSGIIFESENVESLCEALDKIVKDSELARNLGEKAKALGVKEYNYDSVTQKTLALYQEVYERSLHSPTAKIESKLQPPVDSKDAP; encoded by the coding sequence ATGAAGATTGCAATGCTTGGGACAAAAGGCATACCGGCTACATGGGGTGGAATCGAACATCACGTCGAAGAAATTTCCACTCGCATGGTTAATCTGGGACACGAAGTGACCGTGTACTGCCGACCTTACTATACTACAACAAACGAACAATACTACAAAGGGGTGCGGCTAAAGAAACTCCCCACAATAGCCACAAAAAACTTAGATGCTATCACACATACATTTATGGCAACTATGCATCTTCTACTTGAGGATTACGATATTGTGCATTACCATGCCATTGGGCCTTCGACTTTATCTGCCTTTCCTCGTCTAGTTGGGAAACGAACTGTAGTAACCGTACACGGCCTTGATTGGCAGCGCGAAAAGTGGGGGAGCAAAGCCAAGCTATTCCTAAAATTTGGTGAGTATGCCTCAGTGGTTTTTCCACATGCAACAATCGTTGTCTCCAAGTATCTCAAAAAATATCTGGAGTATAAGTACGGAAAGACTGTTAATTACATTCCGAGTGCCGTTACAGATCCCATAATTAGGCCACCAAATAAGATACGCGGATACGGACTTGGCGAAAGAGATTACATACTGTTTGTTGCAAGACTTGTTCCAGAGAAGGGCTGCCATTTCCTTTTGGAAGCTCACAAGCGCCTGGGAGCAAAATTGAAGCTTGTTGTTGCAGGCGGATCAAGTCACTCGGATGACTATGTTGAAAGCCTTCATCGGATGGCTGGAGACAATGTGATATTTACTGGCTATGTTTATGGCGAAACTCTGCAAGAACTTTATTCAAATGCCTACTGCTACGTCCACCCTTCCACTATCGAAGGATTGCCAGTAACCCTACTAGAGGCTGTGGCATATGGGAACTGCGTCATTGCAAGCAATATCCCTGCAAACAAAGAGGTTGTTCAAGACTCAGGCATAATTTTTGAGAGCGAGAATGTCGAAAGCCTTTGCGAAGCGCTTGACAAGATTGTCAAAGACTCTGAGCTAGCCCGGAATTTGGGTGAAAAGGCAAAAGCCCTCGGTGTAAAGGAATACAATTACGACAGCGTTACTCAAAAAACCCTAGCACTTTATCAAGAGGTATATGAAAGGAGTCTTCATTCACCAACTGCAAAAATTGAAAGCAAACTGCAACCGCCTGTTGACTCCAAGGACGCTCCATGA
- a CDS encoding GAF domain-containing protein — protein sequence MSDPAKKRIQEVSAIYEISQAINSLSIEELLKLITEKATDVMDAQACSLMLKDPNKDELVIKASFGLSEQIVEETRVAIGEGVAGRVALTGEPMLLTNLQDDPRFINTDVVPRPEIASSICVPLRDEGSNILGVLSIRRISPSKMFTEEDVKLFSVFASQAALAISNSQLYASLRDRVQELSVLHEASKELSGAYSLENAAHSLARLATQMIDGSSAMVLLHERRHGVRIQAVSGVAAKMQNTIAETIDEGFIAWMHGLREPKTILTKNRNRWPTSLYRLAEVLKRSFARIIAIPLIAEGNVIGLLLLCNKKDKQIEKQKIRLLSIISSQAATIIKNTTRYKEQIEQKVLELTALYQLSERISTAANLKEALDSILDIVRDIVWYDQGYISTIDYEKQTMILQAWRGIDIKPSETEVPLEKAPLSRWTISERKAIVAPDISKDNRFNRLAVFSGIVKSLMSIPLIVQDEVVGVLNIGSHAPNLYTEENVRILSIIASQAAALYKELETSSALANYTDNILRSIAAGVVTLDSEGRVLTWNKAAEEIVDIPANQVIGKHFAEIVHNIGISENDKERTLSIIKNVFRSGHGYLGHKLEYHPTRGDAEVIYINMNITQLRDHTGEVLGLVLIFEDVTKEIEMENEMRRILELAAVGQLAATIAHELRNPLSSIKGAAQFLRKEYEDHSAIKEFLDIIIDEVNVLSKITTEFLDFARPTKLNLKETDVN from the coding sequence ATGTCTGACCCGGCAAAAAAGCGCATTCAAGAAGTTTCCGCAATTTACGAGATTAGTCAAGCCATCAATAGCCTCTCTATAGAAGAGCTTTTGAAGCTCATAACAGAGAAGGCTACTGACGTTATGGATGCACAGGCATGCTCGTTGATGCTCAAAGACCCAAATAAAGACGAGCTGGTCATCAAAGCGAGCTTTGGCTTGTCTGAGCAAATAGTTGAAGAAACTCGGGTTGCAATTGGAGAGGGCGTCGCTGGCAGAGTTGCGTTGACAGGCGAGCCTATGCTACTAACTAATCTTCAAGATGACCCTAGGTTCATCAATACAGACGTTGTACCACGACCAGAAATTGCCTCTTCAATATGCGTGCCACTAAGGGACGAGGGGTCAAATATACTAGGGGTGCTAAGCATCCGGCGAATCTCGCCATCTAAAATGTTCACCGAAGAAGATGTCAAGCTGTTTAGCGTTTTTGCAAGTCAGGCAGCCCTCGCAATATCAAACTCCCAACTTTACGCTAGCCTAAGAGATAGGGTACAGGAGCTTTCTGTTCTGCACGAAGCAAGTAAAGAGTTAAGTGGTGCATACAGCCTCGAAAATGCGGCCCATTCACTAGCCCGCCTTGCAACGCAGATGATTGACGGCTCGTCTGCGATGGTACTTTTACATGAGCGTAGGCATGGGGTCAGAATCCAAGCAGTATCTGGTGTAGCTGCGAAAATGCAAAACACCATAGCAGAAACAATAGACGAAGGTTTCATTGCATGGATGCATGGTTTGCGTGAGCCAAAAACCATTTTGACTAAAAACAGGAACCGATGGCCAACGAGTTTATACCGGCTAGCAGAGGTACTAAAACGTTCATTCGCAAGGATTATAGCTATACCGCTAATTGCAGAGGGCAATGTAATAGGCTTACTTTTGCTTTGTAATAAAAAAGATAAGCAAATCGAGAAACAAAAAATTCGCTTGCTTTCAATAATCTCTTCGCAGGCTGCCACAATCATTAAAAATACCACTAGATATAAAGAACAGATTGAACAGAAGGTGCTTGAGCTAACCGCCTTGTACCAACTTTCAGAGCGCATAAGCACAGCCGCAAACCTAAAAGAAGCGTTGGATTCGATTCTTGATATAGTTCGCGATATAGTTTGGTATGACCAGGGATATATATCAACAATTGACTATGAAAAGCAAACAATGATCCTTCAGGCTTGGAGAGGTATTGATATCAAGCCATCAGAAACAGAAGTTCCACTTGAAAAAGCGCCCTTAAGCAGGTGGACAATCAGCGAAAGGAAAGCTATTGTTGCCCCAGATATAAGCAAGGACAACCGTTTTAATAGGCTAGCTGTCTTTTCAGGAATAGTAAAATCACTCATGTCAATTCCGCTGATTGTTCAAGACGAAGTAGTTGGCGTCCTAAATATCGGCAGTCATGCGCCAAATCTTTATACTGAGGAAAACGTTCGGATACTCTCGATTATCGCTTCTCAAGCAGCCGCTTTATATAAAGAGCTAGAGACGTCAAGTGCTCTTGCAAACTATACTGACAACATTCTTCGAAGTATTGCCGCAGGCGTTGTAACACTTGATAGCGAAGGTAGAGTATTGACATGGAACAAAGCAGCTGAAGAGATTGTGGATATACCTGCAAATCAAGTGATTGGAAAACACTTTGCAGAAATTGTACACAATATAGGTATTTCGGAAAACGATAAGGAACGAACCCTTTCTATTATTAAGAATGTATTTCGTTCAGGGCATGGATACCTTGGGCACAAATTGGAATATCATCCAACCAGGGGAGACGCAGAAGTAATCTATATTAATATGAATATCACCCAACTACGTGATCATACTGGCGAAGTCCTAGGCCTTGTTCTAATATTCGAAGATGTAACAAAAGAAATAGAAATGGAAAACGAAATGCGGCGTATTTTAGAGCTTGCAGCCGTGGGCCAGCTAGCTGCAACGATTGCCCATGAGCTCCGGAATCCTTTAAGCTCTATAAAAGGCGCCGCACAATTCTTGCGAAAAGAATATGAGGACCATTCAGCCATAAAGGAATTTCTTGATATTATAATCGATGAAGTCAATGTTTTGAGTAAGATTACAACCGAATTCTTAGACTTTGCTAGACCAACGAAGTTGAATTTGAAAGAAACGGATGTAAATG